TTACCACGCTGCCGATCAGCCAGTACCCGAACATTGCGCCGCCTACCGTAACGGTTAGCGCCACGTACACGGGTGCGGATGCGCAGACCGTGGAGCAAACGGTGACAACGCTCATAGAAAGCCAGATCAACGGTACGCCGGGCATGACTTACATGTCATCCAACAGTACCTCCGACGGCCGTTCCGCTATTACCGTGACCTTTGATGTGGGCACAGATATAGACATTGCGACACTGGACGTACAGAACCGGGTAGGCATTGCCGAGCCGGCACTGCCCGAAGCGGTAAGGCGTCTTGGTGTTACCACCCGGAAGGCCAATACAGACGTATTGATGATGGTAGCGCTGGTATCCCCCAACGGCACCCGCGACCAGAAGTTCCTCGCCAACTACGTGAACCTTTATGTGCGCGATGCATTGATGCGCGTGAAAGGTGTGGGTGATGTGACCGCGTTCGGCCAGCCATTCAGCATGCGTGTATGGCTCGATGCCACGAAGCTCTCTTCGCTGGGGCTCACACCGGCCGACGTCAATACCGCCATCCAGGAACAGAATACCCGGATCCCCGGCGGCAGCGTGGGCGCCAGGCCGCAGACCTCCTCGCAGGTCTTCGAGTTCCCCGTGATCCTCGACGGCGACCTGAACACAGAAGAACAGTTCAACGAGATCGTTGTCAAAACCAATGCAGACGGTTCTATCGTGTACCTGAAAGACGTAGCCCGTGTGGAGCTGGGTGAGTTCGCTTACAACATCACCAGCAAGGTAAACGCCCAGACCTCTTCCGCGATGATGATCGCGCAAACCCCCGGGGGCAACGCCGTGGAAACAGCTGAAGGCCTCTACGCCGCGCTGGAAAGACTGAAAGCACAGTTTCCCAGTGATGTGGACTACGTGGTAGCATATGAAACCGTATCCGTGGTAAAGGCATCGATCAACGCCGTACTGCATACCCTGATAGAAGCACTGATACTGGTGACCGTAGTGGTATTCCTCTTCCTCCAAAGCTGGAGGGCTACGCTCATTCCCATACTCGCCATCCCGGTATCGATCATCGGTACCTTCATTCTGTTCAACCTCTTCGGCTTTTCCATCAACAACCTCACGATGCTGGCGTTTGTACTGGCCATCGGGATTGTTGTGGATGATGCGATCGTGGTGGTGGAAGCCGTACAGCACTACATCGACCACGACAAACTAAGTGCGCCCGAAGCTACCCGGCGGGCGATGAAGGAGATCACGGCGCCGGTGATCGCCATTGCGCTGATCCTTGCGGCGGTATTCGTTCCGGTGGGCTTCATCCCCGGCATGGTGGGCCAGTTGTACCAGCAGTTCGCCATCACCATTGCTGTGTCCGTACTGCTGTCCGCTTTCATCGCATTGTCCCTCACCCCGGCATTGTGCTCCATCCTGCTCAAGCCGTCCACATTAGGCGCCAACACCAAAGGCTTCAACAGGTTCTTCTATAAGTTCAATGTGTGGTTCGACAAAGTGACGAGGCGTTATTCCAAAGGCGTGAAATGGTCTATCAAACGCGCGCCATTGCTGATCATTCTGCTGATCTGCATCTACGCCGGCACGTTCGGGCTGTTCTCCGCCAAGCCTTCAGGTTTCATACCCAATGAGGATGCGGGCATCTTCATCGCCGGGGTGACCCTGCCGGAAGGCTCCTCCTCCATCCGCACCACGCAGGTGATGGACGAGATCACGGCAGACCTGCAGAAGGATTACCCTGAACTGAAGAATATCAGCGCCATCTCGGGCATCAACCTGCTCAACCGTTCCTTCAAGCCGAATGCAGGCACCTTCTTTGTGCAGCTGCACTCCTGGGAGGAAAGGACCCGTACCGTCAACGAGATACTGGCGGGCATCCAGGGAAAATACCGGGGATACCAGAAAGCATCCATCCTCGCCGTTTCTCCGCCGGCCATTCCCGGTCTTGGTGTAAGCGGCGGCTTCTCCATGCAGATACTGGACCAGCAGGGCGGCGATATCAAAACGTTCGAAGCAGCCGTAGGCAAGTTCCTCATGACCGTGAACCAGCGCCCCGAGATAGGTATGGCCTACACGCTTTTCAATTCCAAAACGCCTAACTACCTGGTGGAAGTCAACCGGGACCAGGCGAAGAGAATGGGCGTGTCCATCGGCAGTGTGTACAGCACCATTTCCGGCTACCTGGGCAACAGTTACGTGAACGACTTTACGAAGTACGGCCGTAACTTCCGCGTGGTGACGATGGCGGACACCTCCTACCGTATGGATATCAGCGACATCAATAAACTCTATGTCAAAAATATGCAGGGCAATCCTGTTCCGCTCAGCGCACTGGTCACGCACAGGATGATCGAGAACCCATCCATCGTGAACCACTTCAACATCTTCCGTTCCATTGAGGTCGGCGGCAGCGCCGCACCGGGGTACAGCAGCGGTGATGCTTTGAGGGCGCTGGAAGAAACGGCGGCGGAAACACTTGGCGCAGGTTATACCTA
This genomic stretch from Chitinophaga sp. XS-30 harbors:
- a CDS encoding efflux RND transporter permease subunit; translation: MISEVFIRRPVTSIVISILIVLIGAIAITTLPISQYPNIAPPTVTVSATYTGADAQTVEQTVTTLIESQINGTPGMTYMSSNSTSDGRSAITVTFDVGTDIDIATLDVQNRVGIAEPALPEAVRRLGVTTRKANTDVLMMVALVSPNGTRDQKFLANYVNLYVRDALMRVKGVGDVTAFGQPFSMRVWLDATKLSSLGLTPADVNTAIQEQNTRIPGGSVGARPQTSSQVFEFPVILDGDLNTEEQFNEIVVKTNADGSIVYLKDVARVELGEFAYNITSKVNAQTSSAMMIAQTPGGNAVETAEGLYAALERLKAQFPSDVDYVVAYETVSVVKASINAVLHTLIEALILVTVVVFLFLQSWRATLIPILAIPVSIIGTFILFNLFGFSINNLTMLAFVLAIGIVVDDAIVVVEAVQHYIDHDKLSAPEATRRAMKEITAPVIAIALILAAVFVPVGFIPGMVGQLYQQFAITIAVSVLLSAFIALSLTPALCSILLKPSTLGANTKGFNRFFYKFNVWFDKVTRRYSKGVKWSIKRAPLLIILLICIYAGTFGLFSAKPSGFIPNEDAGIFIAGVTLPEGSSSIRTTQVMDEITADLQKDYPELKNISAISGINLLNRSFKPNAGTFFVQLHSWEERTRTVNEILAGIQGKYRGYQKASILAVSPPAIPGLGVSGGFSMQILDQQGGDIKTFEAAVGKFLMTVNQRPEIGMAYTLFNSKTPNYLVEVNRDQAKRMGVSIGSVYSTISGYLGNSYVNDFTKYGRNFRVVTMADTSYRMDISDINKLYVKNMQGNPVPLSALVTHRMIENPSIVNHFNIFRSIEVGGSAAPGYSSGDALRALEETAAETLGAGYTYEFAGLSLQEKESGNATLMIFAICIIFVFLLLAALYESWSVPFSILLSVPLGIFGAILTLTFLPKLDNNIYAQIGLITIIGLAAKNAILIVEFAKERVDMGMELMKATMEAVKLRLRPIVMTSLAFILGIMPLMFSGGAGAISRQTIGWTVFGGMLIATLFAIFIVPVLFVLITRIAYGKKKLAALTANYRPEEHQDILHADPDED